The following are encoded in a window of Candidatus Woesearchaeota archaeon genomic DNA:
- a CDS encoding NUDIX domain-containing protein, with protein sequence MKYVEIVRGLIKKDGKFLLLRKVKDELQENVGKWEVPGGKIKTGETPNLAIRREVVEETGIPCRIIKELGVLEDTKKETCSKAHIFLLEPNHTDVKLGTEHDHYLWVTALEVKKLPMVLFGDLLIEFFDSN encoded by the coding sequence ATGAAATATGTTGAAATAGTTCGCGGGTTAATAAAAAAAGATGGTAAATTTCTTCTTCTTAGAAAAGTTAAGGACGAACTTCAGGAAAATGTAGGTAAATGGGAAGTTCCTGGCGGAAAAATAAAAACCGGAGAGACTCCTAATCTTGCAATAAGACGTGAGGTTGTTGAGGAAACAGGAATCCCTTGTAGAATAATTAAAGAATTAGGTGTTCTTGAAGACACAAAAAAAGAAACGTGCAGCAAAGCACATATTTTTTTGCTTGAACCAAATCATACAGATGTTAAGCTTGGCACCGAACACGATCATTATTTATGGGTTACTGCTCTTGAAGTTAAGAAACTCCCCATGGTTCTCTTTGGAGACTTGCTTATTGAATTTTTTGATTCAAATTGA
- a CDS encoding DMT family transporter, with product MDWFIFAILTALLTGIQSIVQKKVLFKEHAMSFSATLAVVIAFITLPFLFIVDFSLIPGIAWVVMYFTSVLGSIAFLLIAKAVRHMDMSSSSPLLVIGPAFTALVAWILLGENITFQHMIGIFLLIVGSYVLELKPHHGLFEPVRVFIRSKYIHYIVLALILYALCASGDRFVLGSSNIGVSAESYLAIIHFFLAINYLIMISVFHDGVREIKDGLKRNGWWVLLIAALTFGYRYFQAQAVKLVNVALVSAIKRLAALFSTIIGGELFHEKNLLRKSIACVVMLGGALLVIL from the coding sequence ATGGATTGGTTTATTTTTGCAATTTTAACTGCTTTATTGACTGGTATTCAAAGTATTGTTCAAAAGAAAGTTTTGTTTAAAGAACATGCTATGAGTTTTTCAGCTACTTTGGCTGTCGTCATTGCGTTTATTACGTTACCTTTTCTTTTTATTGTTGATTTTTCTTTGATTCCGGGTATTGCTTGGGTTGTCATGTATTTTACGAGTGTTCTTGGCAGCATTGCTTTTTTGTTAATTGCTAAAGCTGTTAGACATATGGATATGAGTTCTTCAAGTCCTTTATTGGTTATTGGTCCTGCGTTTACGGCTCTTGTTGCTTGGATTTTGCTTGGTGAAAACATCACTTTTCAACACATGATTGGTATTTTTCTGTTAATTGTAGGTTCTTATGTTTTGGAGTTGAAGCCACATCATGGGTTATTTGAACCTGTTCGTGTTTTTATTAGATCTAAATATATTCATTATATTGTGTTGGCTTTAATTCTTTATGCACTTTGCGCTTCGGGGGATAGGTTTGTTTTAGGATCTTCTAATATAGGTGTTAGTGCAGAGTCTTATTTGGCAATCATTCATTTTTTTCTAGCGATTAATTATTTGATTATGATTAGTGTTTTTCATGACGGGGTTAGAGAAATTAAAGATGGATTGAAGAGAAATGGTTGGTGGGTTCTTCTTATTGCGGCTTTGACTTTTGGATATAGGTATTTTCAGGCTCAAGCTGTCAAGTTGGTTAATGTTGCTTTGGTTTCTGCTATTAAGCGTTTAGCAGCTCTGTTTTCTACAATTATTGGAGGGGAATTGTTTCATGAGAAGAATCTTTTGAGAAAAAGCATTGCCTGTGTCGTTATGTTGGGGGGAGCTTTACTTGTTATTTTGTAA